One window from the genome of Desulfobacterales bacterium encodes:
- a CDS encoding nitroreductase family protein, whose protein sequence is MELMQAIRERRSVRQFLDKPVEKDKIQRILEAAHSAPSASNYKFWYFIVVQNQKKKELFSECFYDEVIKYKKTLNETWQQRLDHFSTDFVIKVPVLIVVCADPNKTKQGEPGKGQHILSTCMAIQNLMLAAHGEGLGTVWITRYNKEKVRKIFDIPFSVVPLGVIPLGYPEHIPEKSAFSIAGWVPDESLDDHVYIEKWGMK, encoded by the coding sequence ATGGAATTGATGCAAGCGATCAGGGAAAGAAGAAGTGTACGACAATTTCTGGATAAGCCGGTTGAGAAAGATAAAATCCAAAGAATTTTGGAAGCAGCGCATTCGGCGCCGTCAGCATCTAACTATAAATTTTGGTACTTTATCGTTGTCCAAAATCAAAAAAAAAAAGAATTATTTTCGGAATGCTTTTATGACGAAGTTATAAAATATAAAAAAACACTGAATGAAACTTGGCAACAAAGGCTTGATCATTTTTCAACCGATTTTGTGATAAAAGTTCCTGTCCTAATCGTTGTTTGCGCTGATCCCAATAAAACTAAACAGGGAGAACCCGGAAAAGGTCAACATATTCTGAGCACTTGCATGGCGATACAGAATTTAATGCTGGCTGCGCATGGAGAGGGATTAGGTACGGTTTGGATAACGCGGTATAACAAGGAAAAGGTAAGAAAAATTTTCGATATTCCTTTTAGCGTCGTTCCGCTTGGCGTCATTCCTTTAGGATATCCAGAGCACATACCCGAAAAATCGGCATTTTCAATTGCGGGTTGGGTTCCAGATGAATCTTTG